The following are encoded in a window of Candidatus Zixiibacteriota bacterium genomic DNA:
- a CDS encoding helix-turn-helix transcriptional regulator: MTNIGMTLRTIRNLAGLKQGELAEKVGVSSNYVSLVENERREPSLKFLRKVAAELGIPLYVFFWENSVASDSSDPLSIEITEKVNNLFWDLIRRKLSRT; encoded by the coding sequence ATGACCAATATAGGAATGACACTGCGTACAATTCGCAACTTAGCGGGACTTAAGCAGGGAGAACTAGCGGAGAAAGTTGGCGTTTCGTCGAATTATGTATCGCTTGTGGAGAACGAAAGGCGAGAACCGAGCTTGAAATTCCTGCGAAAGGTCGCCGCCGAACTGGGAATCCCGTTGTATGTGTTCTTTTGGGAGAACTCAGTAGCAAGTGACTCGTCTGATCCTCTATCCATTGAAATCACCGAGAAAGTCAATAATTTGTTCTGGGATTTAATCAGACGCAAGCTGTCGCGGACATGA
- the meaB gene encoding methylmalonyl Co-A mutase-associated GTPase MeaB: MTMAVIDKFLDGDRRSLAKIITHVENRADNYREVLARLYPRTGKTYKIGFTGPPGAGKSSLVDLVANQLLEDGEMVSIIAVDPSSPFTGGALLGDRIRMARLSNHRNVYIRSMATRGSGGGLASATKDICVVLDSFGFDKVLVETVGVGQVELDIVDTADTVVVVLVPESGDTIQAMKAGLMEIADVFCLNKSDREGADRLAAELEMMLDIRRHGSEWHYPVVQTSALKGWGVDKLQEQIAAHQTYLKESGKFEKRRRRQVKREIYQHLQDMLLDEARNRIGGDATVEKIVDEIAEGSSDPYTEAERIFREHFT; this comes from the coding sequence CTGACGATGGCAGTAATCGACAAATTTTTAGATGGCGATCGCAGATCACTCGCCAAGATAATCACGCATGTAGAAAATCGGGCTGACAACTACAGAGAGGTCCTTGCCCGACTCTATCCACGCACTGGCAAGACATACAAAATCGGCTTCACCGGTCCGCCGGGCGCGGGGAAGTCATCGCTGGTCGATCTGGTGGCGAACCAGCTTCTCGAAGATGGCGAAATGGTCAGCATCATCGCAGTCGATCCGTCATCGCCATTCACCGGCGGTGCGCTGCTGGGTGACCGGATCCGCATGGCGAGGCTTTCCAATCATAGAAATGTTTATATCAGGAGCATGGCGACCCGCGGTTCAGGTGGGGGACTTGCTTCGGCTACGAAAGACATCTGCGTAGTGCTCGATTCGTTCGGGTTTGACAAAGTGCTTGTCGAGACTGTCGGTGTCGGGCAGGTAGAACTCGATATCGTCGATACGGCTGATACGGTTGTTGTCGTGCTCGTGCCCGAATCAGGCGATACTATTCAGGCGATGAAAGCGGGACTCATGGAGATCGCCGATGTGTTCTGTCTCAACAAATCTGATCGGGAAGGCGCGGATCGTCTCGCTGCAGAGCTCGAAATGATGCTCGATATAAGGCGTCACGGCAGCGAGTGGCATTATCCGGTGGTACAGACCTCGGCTCTGAAAGGGTGGGGTGTGGACAAGCTGCAGGAGCAGATTGCGGCCCATCAGACGTACCTCAAAGAGAGTGGCAAATTCGAAAAGAGACGGCGCAGACAGGTCAAGAGAGAAATCTATCAGCATCTTCAGGATATGTTGCTCGACGAGGCGAGGAATCGCATCGGCGGTGACGCCACAGTCGAAAAGATAGTCGACGAAATAGCCGAAGGCTCCTCAGACCCGTATACGGAAGCCGAGAGGATATTTCGGGAGCATTTCACCTGA
- a CDS encoding reverse transcriptase family protein yields the protein MAKTLKVPVDDLFAWCGRKKRFVTEEERLIGAKYRQLKVPHGEFKELLRKIDQQLKRCPIPNYFYGSRKGVSAIDCALVHLHSPYILKLDLKDFFPSTDYRRVSNSLSQVCDKEAVLKLLTELCTFQHHLPQGFPTSTTIAELTLIPLAQRLFGMCNQYGLQLSIYVDDICISGSPVLLRLEARILRMFQEMHFRLNLKKKELRSKQEGIAVTGVFMQNGFCTTKPKFDEKLLKKIWAYELAQMICDSTLAEDLLGSIRGQLLWTRQLDESKYLCFLSELRQGQMMSGT from the coding sequence TTGGCTAAAACGCTGAAGGTACCCGTTGATGACCTGTTCGCATGGTGCGGAAGGAAGAAGCGGTTTGTGACTGAAGAGGAGCGACTGATCGGGGCCAAGTACCGCCAATTGAAGGTGCCGCACGGCGAATTTAAGGAACTTCTTAGAAAGATCGACCAACAGCTGAAAAGATGTCCGATCCCGAATTACTTCTACGGGTCGAGGAAAGGGGTATCTGCCATCGACTGCGCACTGGTCCATTTGCATAGCCCATATATTCTCAAACTTGATCTCAAGGACTTCTTCCCGAGCACTGACTATCGACGCGTCAGCAACTCCTTGTCGCAGGTGTGTGACAAGGAAGCAGTCCTGAAATTACTGACAGAACTCTGTACCTTCCAGCATCATTTGCCACAGGGATTTCCCACGAGTACCACCATTGCTGAGTTAACACTGATACCGCTTGCTCAAAGACTGTTTGGCATGTGTAACCAGTACGGTCTGCAACTGAGCATATATGTTGATGACATATGCATTAGTGGTTCTCCAGTTCTGTTGAGGCTTGAGGCTCGCATCCTGAGAATGTTCCAGGAGATGCATTTTCGCTTGAATCTGAAGAAGAAGGAGCTCAGAAGTAAGCAGGAAGGAATCGCAGTCACTGGCGTTTTCATGCAAAACGGCTTCTGTACGACCAAACCGAAGTTTGATGAAAAGCTCTTGAAGAAGATTTGGGCTTATGAGCTAGCCCAAATGATATGCGATTCAACTCTCGCTGAAGACTTGCTTGGGAGTATAAGGGGACAACTCCTTTGGACTAGGCAACTGGATGAATCTAAGTATTTGTGTTTCCTGTCAGAGCTGAGGCAGGGCCAGATGATGTCGGGCACATGA
- the recJ gene encoding single-stranded-DNA-specific exonuclease RecJ, which produces MPRLEWVVAPEPDYREVDELAQKLNLPNIIIKILMNRGLTDEDEIKSFIDPKMENLSDPFLLKDMDKAVERIVEALRLNEKILVYGDYDVDGVTASALMFLVLNKLGAQVLYYLPNRLVEGYGLSEDGIHEAERLGATLIVSVDTGVTANDEVVYARERGIDVVVTDHHEPGEKLPDAVAIVNPKCDKKTDAGHELAGVGVAFKVAQALYRRLNQNEEELEEHLDLVALGTSADIVPLIHENRILTKFGIKQIVRTTKPGLKKLVFVSGLMGKEISTGQVVFILAPRINAIGRLGNAVKAIKLLTTRDENAAGEIARFLDEENRRRKAIDEKTLNEALELMEKTVDLEKDKAIVLSSSGWHQGVIGIVASRLVERYYLPTVLISIEDGVGKGSARSIPAFHIYEALRGCGDVLLRFGGHKYAAGLSIEEKNVEEFRTRLKKVAAEQLSPDDLTPKLHIDAEVDLDDVDMDFVNTIEMFAPFGPQNMRPVFLTRNLNIVGQPYIVGRNHLKMRVRKGEREFDVIGFGFGDHANTLAMRGVDVDMAYVVEANTYYEQARIQLRVKDLRY; this is translated from the coding sequence ATGCCTCGATTAGAATGGGTAGTAGCACCAGAGCCGGACTACAGGGAAGTTGACGAACTCGCTCAGAAACTCAACCTCCCGAATATCATCATTAAGATTCTCATGAACCGCGGACTCACGGACGAGGATGAGATCAAGAGCTTCATTGATCCGAAAATGGAGAATCTCTCCGACCCGTTCCTTCTCAAAGATATGGACAAGGCTGTTGAACGGATTGTCGAAGCTCTCCGGTTGAACGAGAAGATTCTTGTCTACGGCGATTATGATGTCGATGGCGTGACTGCATCGGCTCTTATGTTCCTTGTCCTCAACAAGCTCGGTGCACAGGTGCTTTATTACTTGCCGAATCGGCTTGTGGAAGGGTATGGCCTCTCGGAAGATGGCATCCACGAGGCCGAGCGCCTCGGAGCAACGCTGATAGTATCGGTCGATACGGGTGTGACTGCCAACGACGAAGTCGTCTATGCCCGCGAACGTGGAATTGATGTGGTGGTCACGGATCATCACGAACCGGGGGAGAAACTCCCCGATGCCGTGGCGATTGTGAACCCGAAATGTGACAAAAAGACCGATGCCGGACATGAGTTGGCAGGTGTCGGTGTAGCTTTCAAGGTCGCACAGGCTCTCTACCGCAGACTGAACCAGAACGAGGAGGAGTTGGAAGAGCACCTTGATCTTGTCGCCCTTGGGACTTCGGCAGATATTGTCCCACTCATTCACGAAAATCGAATCCTCACTAAATTCGGAATCAAGCAGATCGTACGCACTACCAAGCCGGGACTCAAGAAGCTTGTGTTTGTCTCCGGTCTCATGGGCAAAGAGATTTCCACCGGTCAGGTAGTGTTCATCCTTGCTCCAAGGATCAACGCCATAGGCAGACTCGGCAATGCGGTAAAAGCTATCAAGCTTCTGACTACGCGCGACGAAAACGCGGCTGGTGAGATAGCGAGATTCCTGGATGAAGAGAATCGCCGAAGGAAAGCAATCGATGAGAAGACTCTGAATGAGGCTCTCGAACTCATGGAGAAGACAGTAGATCTCGAAAAGGACAAGGCAATTGTTCTATCGTCATCCGGATGGCATCAGGGAGTCATCGGAATCGTCGCTTCGCGCCTTGTCGAGCGGTATTATCTTCCGACTGTTTTGATCTCTATCGAAGATGGTGTCGGCAAGGGTTCTGCCAGATCGATACCGGCATTTCACATCTACGAGGCTCTCAGAGGGTGCGGGGATGTGCTGCTGAGGTTTGGTGGACACAAGTATGCTGCGGGGCTGTCTATTGAAGAAAAGAACGTCGAGGAGTTCCGCACTCGTCTCAAGAAGGTTGCGGCGGAACAACTCAGTCCAGACGATCTGACGCCGAAGCTGCATATCGATGCTGAGGTTGACCTTGATGATGTCGACATGGACTTCGTGAATACAATCGAGATGTTTGCGCCGTTTGGTCCACAGAACATGCGCCCCGTGTTCCTGACGAGAAATCTCAATATCGTCGGGCAACCATATATAGTTGGCCGGAATCATCTCAAGATGCGTGTTCGTAAGGGCGAGAGGGAATTCGACGTGATAGGTTTCGGTTTCGGCGATCACGCAAACACTCTTGCCATGCGCGGTGTCGATGTTGATATGGCGTATGTTGTCGAAGCAAACACCTATTACGAACAGGCGCGCATCCAGCTCAGGGTAAAAGACCTGCGATACTGA